A segment of the Streptomyces sp. ITFR-21 genome:
TGGGCTGCGTCGACCTCCAGACGACCGCCCGCCGGCTGCTGGCCAACCGCTGGCACGCGTTGCTGCGGCGGCCGACCCCGTACGACCCGGAGCAGTGGCATCCCCGGGACCGCGCGGTGGCCCGCTGGTACTCCTGGCTCATGGTCGCCGGTTACGCGTTCTGCCTGGCCACGCTGCTCCTCACGCTGCTGCCCATCCTCGTCCACGTCTTCGGCACCGCGGTCGCCCGGCTAGCCGGCAACGGCCACCAGGGCGGCGCCGGCCTCGCCGACAGCCTGGTGTTCCTTGGGCTGAGCTTGGGCGAGACGGCCGTCGCCGTCATGATGTACGTCCGCGAGCGACGGGCAAGCGCCCCGACCACCGAGGTCGCCGCGCCCGCTCCCGCCTGACCGTTACGGGAGAACCCATGCCTGATCCGACGCACCAGTCGGCCCCCGCTCACCTCTTCCTGGCCGGAGCGCTGCGGCGCGACCGGCGCGAGTGCCTCGGGACGCTGCTACTGCCCGGCCCCGTGCATCCTACGGTGCGGGTGATCGACTCGAACCGGCGGTCGGGTGGTCCGTACACGGTGGCCGGCGCGCTGATGCGCGCTCTGGTGCCGACAGCGCTGATCGAGCGCCCGGATCTGGTCGCCACGCACCAGGTGGAGATCCTCACCGCCGCCGCCGACCTGCGCGGCATCATTCCCGCCACCCAGGAGACGCTGACCTCGTTGGCGGTGCCGACCGAGCGAACCCGGTTCTACGCGCGGCAGCGGACGCTGCGCATCGCGCACGGTCTCAAGGAGTTCCTGCACGACATGCTGTCCGCCCCGGGGCACGGACCCTGCGCCGTGGTCGTCGACGACCTCGACCACGCCGACCCCACCGACGCGGAGTTCATCGCGGTCCTGCTGCGCCGGATGGACCCGGCGGTGCTGACCGTGGTCGCCGGGGGCACCGCGGGGCTGCTCGACCCGGCCGCGGAAGCGCCCGCCGAATCCGGAACCCCCCTGGGCGAGCAACTGCCCACTGCTCTTCTGCGGTACTGCCGCAGGGTGGACTGTGCCCCCGCCCAGGCCCCGGCCGGATCGCCCAGTGAACCACGCGCGCTCGCGGCGCGGTATGTGGCTGGCGACTGCCGGGACGACGACCCGGCGATGCTCGCGGCGTACCGTGACCTGGCATCGGACGAGCGGCAGCGCCTGCACGACGCGCGCGCCGACCAACTGGAGGCGGCCGAAGACTCTGTCACGGCGCTCGGAGCCCTGCCGTTCCACCGCGAGCACGGCTCGGATCCGCTCGGTGCGGGCTTGGCGGCGATGGAGCAGGCGATGACCACCTGCGTGCTGCACGGCTTCTACGACGCAGTGCTGGACTTCTGCCGACGGGGCAGGGCGCTGACCGACTGGGAGACCACCGCGCGCCAGCGCTGGACGTTTTCCACGCTGCTCCCCACCACGCTGTCCGCACTCGGCAGAGCGGAGGAGGCCGAGGCGATCTGCGACGAGGCCCGCGTCCACATGCGTGATCCGCGCGTTCACATGCAGGTCGCGTACGCCACCGCCATGCTGTACACCCGCCACCGCGCGCCCGGCCGCCGGGACCACGAGCGGGCGACGGCATGGATCAACACGGCCATCGCCATCTCTGGTCTCCTGCCTGACGCCCGCAGCCGGGCCTTCAGCACCGTCTTCCATCACAACGGGCTCGCATTGATCGAGGCCCACCGGGGGCGCCCGTTGGAGGCGCTGGAACTCGTCACCCAGGGCATGGCTGCACTCGACCGCGAACTTGGCGAACGCGAGCATAATCTACATCGCTCGGTGCTGCGCCACAACCGCGCCACCGTGTTGACGGGGCTGGGGCGGTACGAGGAGGCGCTCGCCGAATTCCGTGTGGTGATCGACGTGGACCCGTACTACCCCGAGTACCACCTCGACCTGGGAAACCTCCTGCAGCAGATGGGCCGTCACGAGGAGGCCGCCGCTGCCTACGACACCGCGACCCGGCTCGGTCCGCCCTTCCCCGAGTTGTACTACAACCGGGGCGACCTGCGGAACGGGCAGGGCGACGAGGAGGGTGCGCTCGCTGATTTCGGCTACGTGCTCGAACTCGATCCCACGTTCGTGGACGCCTACGTCAACCGGGCGGGCCTGCTCCTAGACCGCGGTGAGACCGAAGCAGCCGAGCACGACATCCGCGCGGGGCTGAAGTTGGCGCCGGACAGCCCGCTGCTCCTCGCCGCGCTGGGCCGGCTGCACGCCGACCGCGCGGAGGCGGAAAGTGCCCGGACCGCATTTGACCGGGCGCTCTCCGCCGCCCCCGATCTGGTCGCCGCGCTGTGCGGCCGGGCCGGCCTCGCCTTCGACGCCGGGGAATTCGGTGCCGCCCTCGACGACTTCGGCCGTGCGGTCGAGGCGGCGCCCCACGACCCCGCCATCCGCTACAACCGCGCGTTCGTGCTGCGCAGCGTCGGCCGCTGGGACGAGGCGCTGGCCGACCTCGAAGCGGCGGCGGCCGACACCCCCGACGATCAGGAGGTGCAGGAGGCGCTGGAGGAGTGCAGGCAGCGGCTCGCCGCTGCCTGAGCGTGGAGGGTCGGCCCCGACACCGCCCCTCGCGCGGCTGCGGCCGGCAGCCCCCCGGATCCGCCTCCCGCGCACACGGGCGCCGGTCTCGGCGAACCGCTCGGCCACCGCCCGTTGGCGCACCGCCGTCGGCAGGGGTGTCAGCCGCGTCCGGTCAGGCGGCTACCGTCGGGGGCGGTGGCTGCTCCCGCGGGGCGTCCCTCCGGCAGGCGGGCGAGACTGAGAACGGCGGCCGGCAGCCGGACAAGGGCTGACGCGACGCGGACAGACCTACTGAGCCAGCGGGAGGCGGGCGCAGCAGGCGGTACGGGGAGCGGTACAGCGGACGCTGGCTCCAACGTGCGGGACCGCGCGTCGGTCAATCGCTCCACCCGCTCGGTCAGCGCCTGCCGGCGCAGGTTCAGCAGCGAGCCGGGCGGCAGGCCGAAGGCACGCTCGTAGGCGCCAACCAGCGCTTCGGAGGGCAGCCGCTGCCCCCGCTCGACGTCCACGAAGACACTGTGGGCGCTGTATCCGAGCAGCCGGGCCAGCGCGCGTAGCGATAGTTCGTGTTCCAGCCGGAGGCGGTAGAGAGTGAGGCCGAGGCGCCGCTGCGCCGGGAGGGCCGCGCCCCCCTCCGGGTGCGCGACCGCGGGCAGGACGTGAGGTGGGATGGCGGGTGCCGCCCCGGGCGGGAGCACAGGGGTCCGGCGCACCCGGAGCGGGCGGCCCGGTCCTCCGCTCTCCGGCATGCCCGTCACATCGGCCCCTGCGGAGCAGTGTGACGGCGGTCGCGACATCGGCTACAACTGTGGCCGGGATCCTGCGGTCTCATCTGATCACGCTTCCTTGCGTCAGGACCGCGCCTACGGGGCGCGGCGCTCTTTCACGAGGCGGTAAAGCGATCACGCCTATCGACTACACGCCGGGCTCACATGTCGATATCTCATGTGGACATCGGGTGCTTGGGTTCTGCTGATCCCTGCGTGCATTCCGTACGGCGTACTCGGCGCCGTTTCCCCGGACATTTTGCTGGGAAAGTTCGCTAGCCGACCGGATCACCAGCATGGGGTTTAGTCCACCACTCGTCAAGGTGACCGGAACCGGCCCGCTGCCGCCCGCCGCCGACGCAGATGCCGATCAGCCGACAGTGTAAAGCGGCACTGCCGAGCGGAAATCCTGCCGCCGTGCACCATGCGCACGTCACCGGGGCGCAGCTCTCGCTCGGCCCTCCGGTCGACACGCTGGGTGTGCGTGATGGAAATGGCTGGATCCCGCCGGGTGCGGATATTTTCCGCATTCCGGCAGTGGTGCAACGGATGTGGCGAGTGTGGCGCTGCTGGCCAACGCTACGCGCTTGCTGCCAGTATTCGCCGCCTCCGCCTCCGCCTCCGCCGCCCTCGCCCCGCGCACAGGCCGAGGATCTCGCGGTAGCCGTCGGAGGTGACCGCGCTGGCGCCGTGGATGGTCTGTTCGTGACCTGCCCGTCTCTGATCTTGACGTGGATGGCATCCACGAAGACGACCGGGTAGACCTAATCGAGCGGGCGGGTGCGCCACTCGTTCATCGGGTCCAGTGCCTTGTCGGTGATCGTGGCGATCGTTTCCTTGGACGTCTTCATCCTGTCCCAGCCCGTTAGCGATCCCCGGACAGTGCAGATGCAAGTGGTGGCTGCACTGCTCACCGTGAGAGGTGCAGCCACCTATCTTGGCATCTCGGAAAGCACTCTGTATGTCTGGCGTCATCGGAGGACAGGGCCGCCCGGCTTCCGACTGGGACGACGTGGAAGAGTTATGTACCGCCGCACCGCGCTCGATAGACGGCCGGACGAGCAGGAGGCGTCGGACTCCCGCTCCAACGCCACCTTGAGTCCCCTCGCTCAGGCGACTCGTAGCCGCAGCTGATCGAACCATGTCCGCTCGATGAGGCTCGAGCCGAGCGCGGCTCTATGGAGAGAGGAACGGGAGATAGCCGGCTCTATAGAAGACCGATGGCTGAAGAAGCGTCCTGACCCGAAAACCCGCGAACGCGAACGCGCGGCCCTGTACGGCAAGTGCACCCGCTACCGGGTCAGGGGAATTCCTGGCGTCAAGGGCCGTTCCTTCGACGCCCTCCAGGACGCCAGGACCTGGCTCGCCCAGGCCCAGACCGACGCTCGCCGTGGCGGATTCGTCGATCCGCGCGATGGGGCCACCTCCCTCAAGGACTACATCGCCACCCACTGGTGGCCCACGCGGAGCGGTGACCCCTCCACGATCGAGCGGATTGAGCAGAGGGTACGGCGACACATCGTTTCCCGCCTGGGTGCTCGGCCGCTCGACGCCATCGGCACGGAAGTCCTGCGCCACTGGGAGAAGCGGCTGGAGAAGGACCTCGGTCCGACCTCCATCCGCCTGGTCTGGGCGACGCTCTCCAGCGTGCTCCAGGCCGCGGTCGAGGACCGCCGCCTCGGACGTAACCCGTGCCGGTCCAGCACGGTCGGCCCCCCGGCCGCCGCATCCGGCAGAGTCGAGGCGTGGCCGCCCGAACGGGTATTGGCGGTACGGGAGGCCCTGCCGGAGCGCTGCCGGCTCCTCCTGGTGATCGGAGCAGATCTCGGGCTCCGCCAAGGGGAGGCGCTCGGTCTCTCAGCCGACGACATCGACGTCGAGAAGGAAATCGTTCATGTACGGCGGCAGGTCAAGATGGTGCGGGCGAAACCGTGCTTCGCGCTTCCGAAGGGCCGCAAGGCCCGGGACATCCCGCTGCCGGCCGGTGTGGCGCGAGCCGTCCGGCAGCACATGGAGCAGCGTGAGCCGGTGCCGGTCACCCTGCCGTGGGACGACCCGACTTCGGCTCAGACGCCGGTGGAGGCCAAGCACCTGCGGCCGAAAATCTGCGGCCTCCTGGTGACAGGACGCGAGCGGAAGGCCGTCAACCGGAACTACTGCAACTCCTCCGTGTGGAAGCCCTCGCTGACCACGGCGGGTGTGATCGCCCCGTGAACGAGGGCAGCACCGACGGTGCTCGCGTGTGGGAGCCGTCCCGGGAGCACGGCTTCCACGCCCTGCGCCAC
Coding sequences within it:
- a CDS encoding tetratricopeptide repeat protein, producing the protein MPDPTHQSAPAHLFLAGALRRDRRECLGTLLLPGPVHPTVRVIDSNRRSGGPYTVAGALMRALVPTALIERPDLVATHQVEILTAAADLRGIIPATQETLTSLAVPTERTRFYARQRTLRIAHGLKEFLHDMLSAPGHGPCAVVVDDLDHADPTDAEFIAVLLRRMDPAVLTVVAGGTAGLLDPAAEAPAESGTPLGEQLPTALLRYCRRVDCAPAQAPAGSPSEPRALAARYVAGDCRDDDPAMLAAYRDLASDERQRLHDARADQLEAAEDSVTALGALPFHREHGSDPLGAGLAAMEQAMTTCVLHGFYDAVLDFCRRGRALTDWETTARQRWTFSTLLPTTLSALGRAEEAEAICDEARVHMRDPRVHMQVAYATAMLYTRHRAPGRRDHERATAWINTAIAISGLLPDARSRAFSTVFHHNGLALIEAHRGRPLEALELVTQGMAALDRELGEREHNLHRSVLRHNRATVLTGLGRYEEALAEFRVVIDVDPYYPEYHLDLGNLLQQMGRHEEAAAAYDTATRLGPPFPELYYNRGDLRNGQGDEEGALADFGYVLELDPTFVDAYVNRAGLLLDRGETEAAEHDIRAGLKLAPDSPLLLAALGRLHADRAEAESARTAFDRALSAAPDLVAALCGRAGLAFDAGEFGAALDDFGRAVEAAPHDPAIRYNRAFVLRSVGRWDEALADLEAAAADTPDDQEVQEALEECRQRLAAA
- a CDS encoding helix-turn-helix domain-containing protein, whose product is MPESGGPGRPLRVRRTPVLPPGAAPAIPPHVLPAVAHPEGGAALPAQRRLGLTLYRLRLEHELSLRALARLLGYSAHSVFVDVERGQRLPSEALVGAYERAFGLPPGSLLNLRRQALTERVERLTDARSRTLEPASAVPLPVPPAAPASRWLSRSVRVASALVRLPAAVLSLARLPEGRPAGAATAPDGSRLTGRG
- a CDS encoding helix-turn-helix transcriptional regulator; the encoded protein is MQVVAALLTVRGAATYLGISESTLYVWRHRRTGPPGFRLGRRGRVMYRRTALDRRPDEQEASDSRSNATLSPLAQATRSRS
- a CDS encoding tyrosine-type recombinase/integrase, yielding MRLEPSAALWREEREIAGSIEDRWLKKRPDPKTRERERAALYGKCTRYRVRGIPGVKGRSFDALQDARTWLAQAQTDARRGGFVDPRDGATSLKDYIATHWWPTRSGDPSTIERIEQRVRRHIVSRLGARPLDAIGTEVLRHWEKRLEKDLGPTSIRLVWATLSSVLQAAVEDRRLGRNPCRSSTVGPPAAASGRVEAWPPERVLAVREALPERCRLLLVIGADLGLRQGEALGLSADDIDVEKEIVHVRRQVKMVRAKPCFALPKGRKARDIPLPAGVARAVRQHMEQREPVPVTLPWDDPTSAQTPVEAKHLRPKICGLLVTGRERKAVNRNYCNSSVWKPSLTTAGVIAP